The nucleotide window CCAGCGTGATGAAAATCAGCGAAAACAGGACAACGCTCACCCCATCATTAAAAAGTGACTCCCCTGACATCACGAGTTCAACATTTTTTGGCGCACCGGCCGACTGCAGAATGCCTATCACGGCAATCGGGTCGGTAGGGGAGATCAACGCACCGAAGATCAGACAATAAGCGAGAGGCAGCTGCAGCCCGCTGAGCGACAGAATTCCCCATAAAGAGAGACCAATGATGACAGTAGAGAGTGCCGTCCCCAGGAACGCCAGAGAAGCCACCTGCCACCGGTAAGCCCGTAGCTGTTTGAGGTCCACATGCAGAGCACCTGCAAACAGCAGGAGTGACAGCATTCCCTGCATCAGCAGTTCTGAAAAATCTATAGATTCAACCAGAGAGTGCTCAAGTTCGCTTAAGACAGGAAAGCCCAGCTTATCGGCGAACATATTCAGCAGCGAAATGATCAAGGCAATGACCATGACGCCTATAGCAGGGGGAAGCCCGACGTAACGCCTGTTCAGGTAAGCCAGTAGCGCAGTAATAGACAAAAAAATTGCTGCAATATTCAGCATGGTAATCTTTCTCCAGTCTGGAAGCATGTTGGAGACAAGGCATCAAGCCTCTGTCTGCAAAGTAAATATAGTCGGGAAAGAGGGACAGACAGCGACGTTAGCTTGCGGTAGCTCGGACGTTACATTTTGAAATACTACGGAATGGAGTTATTCAGGCTGCTGCCGATGTTTAAGAGAGCGTCAGCGGGAGGATCGCGGCCAGCCAACACCAGGGCAGACACGCCGTTCCCCCGCACAGACGTTCATGATCCTTTCAACTAATTGCTTCCTGTTTCTGAGCGAACCTGTTTTATATTTAAATCAGAAAGCGCCGAGCCGTTTTTGCCTGGGGAGGATTTAACCACACTGAAGCTGCCGTCGGTTTCCAGCACGACCGCTTCGACCTCTTCCAGCGCATCAAGCCCACCAGCCCGAACGGCTGAACGAATTTCATCCTGGGTAACCCGAGAGGCTTTCATCGCCTGCTCAAGAAACTTGCCCTGAAAAAGCAACAGCGCGGGCTCACCGGTGACCAGCCTGCGCACCCATCCAGCCCTGACGCTTGTCCAGGTAACGCCATACTGCAGCGCAATCAGTAGGGCAAATGCCAGCGTACCCTGTACAAGAGAGACATCACGATTCAGTAAAATGGTAGCGAAGGTTGACCCTAATGCTACTGTTATCACCAGATCAAAAGCGTTCATTTTAGAAAGCGTACGTCGCCCTGACAGCCGCAACAGTATAATGAGATTGATATACGCCAGGACGCCAATAACCAGTGTACGGATAAGAACAGCGCCATCGCTGAAAAACATACCTTCCATCTTTTCCTCCGTTAACGTTACAGATAAACAAGAACCTGGCAGAAAACAGAGTATAAGAGCCTTTTGCTAATATGACCGGGTTGCAGAGCCGGGTATTCGTCATATGACCTGTTTCTCTCAGTCCCTGAATTTGCTCAGGCGTTGCCTGTCGTGGTCTGACTGCAGAGCCTGTCCGGCGCGTTCCATTGCCTGTAAGCGGTGTTCTTTTGCCGGAATAGTGAACGCTGCCGGATTTATCAATGCAAGCGCCTTCAGAGCCTTTTGCAACGTTATCTGCACCTCAATAATTCCCGCCCCATCCCGGGCAATGCCGGTGAATAAATCATCAAATAGCTCTGCAGGATCCAGCGGGCGCATATAAAGACGGGGGTAACGAACCTTTTTATCGCCATCTGATACGCCAGGCCAGTGGGAAAGTATCCTGACACCACGTCCAATTACGTCAATAGCGGTGCCAGGGTCGTTAACGGCGGGAGAAAGCGCTCTTGACGCGATCTCCGATAACACGCAAAAACCAAATCGTGGATCCTGATCGAAAGAGCGCTGTGGCCTGACGGTGAAGGCGTGAAGCAGAAGTTCAGTATCAACCTCAGTTTGCGCCGGATATATCCACAGTACAGGCTCAGCAGGATGAATAAATTCTCCGGGCTGTCTGGCAATAAATAGTGATAACGCTTGCTCGTTAGCATGGTCGGAGAGCGACTGCATATCGATATGCTGAATATAGCCCACCTCTTTTGTATAAAAAGGGGTGGCATTCTCTGCTGAGACGATGTGCTCACGCCATTCGCTGGCGCCAGAGCGGGGATTCTGTATGCGATTAAGGAACGTCCGTAGCGTAGCGTCCTCTACCCGCTGCGTGGTTTCACCTAACTGGCCAAACTGGGCCAGATGCTGTATCCAGCGCAGCAGCGTAATGATGATTAATAAAATGACCAGCAGCGTGACGAAAAACAGCACCACGCGACCTTCTTTGCCATATGCCCCCAAACTCAGCGCAATAATGCCGACCAGGCTGTATAAAAAAGATCCTATAAAGGTAGCCAGAACGTTCTGTGTGGTGGGATCTTCAACCAGCAGTCGGGTAGCGCGTGGCGTCACGCTGCTGCTGGCGGCGTTGTAAGCAGAAACCATGATATTGAGTGAAAAGGTGGTCACCGCAAGCATGCTGGAAGCCAGAATGGTCAGAATTTTATCTACCGCATCAGTGCCAATCGGACCCGATAGCGCAGGCGGCATAAAAGACTTAAACACAATGGATACCAGGGCGGTAATTACAGCCAGAATGGCAAACAGCGATGTGCGGAACCATAGCTTGCGGGTCATCTGTGAGAGCAACCAGTACCATTTTGCAGTCATACAAAATCCCTTTAAATTTATTGCGGCCAGAAAAAACTCTGTATCTAAAAAGCACCTTATTCATATGTTCTGGCGCTAAAGTCTCTGTTTAGCGGGTTTATGTTCTGCCGCTTATGAACTCCTGATAAACACCAAAACGGACAGGCATATCAGGGGAGTGTTAAAACTGAGATTTTCAGGCTCATGACAGATAAAGCTTACCTCATCATGCGGCACAATGATGTTTTTCAGCATGATTTAACCGGGGATACCGCACTGTCCTGAAAATTCCGTGCGCTCTGCCATGCTGCTGTTGCACAGTGCGTAGGCCGCAAGTGTGGCTTGAGGGTAATTCCCAGACTGGCTCAGTAACAGAGAGTCTGCCTGTTACCGTAAACTTTCTCTCTGAAATGCCGATGACAGCTGGATTGTTGTCTTCTTTCAGAGCAGAAATATGTCACTTAAAAAATCTTCACTACTGGTTCTTTGCTTTTTATTTGTCCTCTTTTTTACCAGTATGGTGACAAATATCTGGTTGCTGACACGCAGTAACCACTCACTGGGTGCGGTAAATCAGGAAATCAGGGTAGTACTCTCGATCATCGATCCGATCAACCACAGCCGTACCCTGCGTGTCAGGCTGATGGAATACATGGCCACACTGCAAACTAAAAACCAGCCTCCGTCCGCGCAGGATGTGGAGAATATCAAATCCGTTCTGGGTAAAGCCGACGCAGCATTCAACGCATACCTGACCGCCCCTCGTCTGTCCGGTGAAACAGAACTTACTGCTGCCTACCGTGATACTTATCAGGCTTACCGTCAACAGGGAATAGAGCCACTGATTGACGCCGCGTCGGTGAACGATCTGCCCCGTTTTAACGCCCAACTGGCTAACGTAATCAGACTCGATCACCAGTATGAGCAGGTTCTGGATCAGGTGTTGGCACTGCATGAAGCTTATGCCAGACGTCTCGATCAGGAGGCAAAATACCAGTTCAGATTCGGTATCGGGTTGACGGCTGCTTTTGGCGGGGTGTTTCTGATAATGGTAGTGGGAGTGATGATTTTCCTGCGCCGTTACGTCCTTGCACCGCTTGATAGTGCCAAAAATCATTGTGCACAGATTGCTCAGGGAATGCTGGCAGAGCCGGTACCTGTGAAGCCGACCTCGCGCAGTGAAATTCAGGATTTGATGCGTACTCTTGAACAAATGCGCTGCTCACTGACCGGCATTATCTCT belongs to Erwinia pyri and includes:
- a CDS encoding methyl-accepting chemotaxis protein; this translates as MSLKKSSLLVLCFLFVLFFTSMVTNIWLLTRSNHSLGAVNQEIRVVLSIIDPINHSRTLRVRLMEYMATLQTKNQPPSAQDVENIKSVLGKADAAFNAYLTAPRLSGETELTAAYRDTYQAYRQQGIEPLIDAASVNDLPRFNAQLANVIRLDHQYEQVLDQVLALHEAYARRLDQEAKYQFRFGIGLTAAFGGVFLIMVVGVMIFLRRYVLAPLDSAKNHCAQIAQGMLAEPVPVKPTSRSEIQDLMRTLEQMRCSLTGIISQVRHATHSVAGASQEIAFGNADLASRTEQQAAALTETAASMEQLGATVKQNTENVFEASRLTGEAVKNARTGEKVSREVIVTMGLINNSSKKIEDITGVINSIAFQTNILALNAAVEAARAGEQGRGFAVVAAEVRNLAQRSAVAAKEIESLIAESVVNIRAGSEQVSRTGEVIGAIITSVSQVDVLMEHISTASGEQSLGISQIEQAVTEMDSVTQQNSALVQQSAAASASLEDQVQHLTQSVSTFRLAEE
- a CDS encoding DUF2254 domain-containing protein translates to MTAKWYWLLSQMTRKLWFRTSLFAILAVITALVSIVFKSFMPPALSGPIGTDAVDKILTILASSMLAVTTFSLNIMVSAYNAASSSVTPRATRLLVEDPTTQNVLATFIGSFLYSLVGIIALSLGAYGKEGRVVLFFVTLLVILLIIITLLRWIQHLAQFGQLGETTQRVEDATLRTFLNRIQNPRSGASEWREHIVSAENATPFYTKEVGYIQHIDMQSLSDHANEQALSLFIARQPGEFIHPAEPVLWIYPAQTEVDTELLLHAFTVRPQRSFDQDPRFGFCVLSEIASRALSPAVNDPGTAIDVIGRGVRILSHWPGVSDGDKKVRYPRLYMRPLDPAELFDDLFTGIARDGAGIIEVQITLQKALKALALINPAAFTIPAKEHRLQAMERAGQALQSDHDRQRLSKFRD
- a CDS encoding DUF421 domain-containing protein, producing the protein MEGMFFSDGAVLIRTLVIGVLAYINLIILLRLSGRRTLSKMNAFDLVITVALGSTFATILLNRDVSLVQGTLAFALLIALQYGVTWTSVRAGWVRRLVTGEPALLLFQGKFLEQAMKASRVTQDEIRSAVRAGGLDALEEVEAVVLETDGSFSVVKSSPGKNGSALSDLNIKQVRSETGSN